A genomic stretch from Vibrio algarum includes:
- a CDS encoding type IV secretory system conjugative DNA transfer family protein: protein MEPINNNNKLSNGHIFCVGMSGSGKSSAAKKLFVQATDQVVIFDPKKEYDGYLHGRKIRIYQKLGDFSRALLAGRETKQGFKICWQPQKETTIKDFDMFCKVVWAAGDGKHVKPLKVVCEEVAEHSPNAGKATGYHGKLLRLGRSYNIHTINLFQRGQEVSKTIIDNCQFACVMMQKTFASAQYLEKMTGIAAREIDKLDKLEYLLQDGKHYKRGAIRW from the coding sequence ATGGAACCCATTAACAACAATAACAAGTTGTCGAACGGTCATATCTTTTGTGTTGGCATGTCGGGAAGTGGCAAGTCCTCAGCGGCCAAAAAGCTCTTTGTGCAAGCCACTGACCAAGTGGTGATATTTGATCCTAAAAAAGAGTATGACGGTTATCTTCATGGCCGAAAAATTCGGATTTACCAAAAGCTTGGTGACTTCTCTCGTGCCCTGCTTGCCGGTCGAGAAACCAAACAAGGTTTTAAAATCTGTTGGCAGCCACAAAAAGAAACCACCATTAAAGACTTCGATATGTTTTGCAAAGTGGTTTGGGCAGCCGGTGACGGAAAGCATGTTAAGCCGCTCAAAGTGGTGTGTGAAGAAGTGGCCGAGCACAGCCCTAATGCCGGTAAAGCCACGGGATATCATGGCAAGCTTTTGCGATTGGGCCGCTCTTACAATATTCACACGATTAACCTCTTCCAACGTGGTCAAGAAGTCTCAAAGACCATTATTGATAACTGTCAATTTGCCTGTGTGATGATGCAAAAGACCTTTGCCAGTGCGCAATATCTAGAAAAAATGACCGGTATTGCCGCAAGGGAGATAGATAAATTAGACAAACTGGAATACCTACTTCAAGACGGAAAGCACTATAAACGGGGGGCAATTCGGTGGTGA
- a CDS encoding major capsid protein P2 — MQLVKTPFAPRAKELDPVEGVAWGQRPSLRLVPGPTYHDIELITNITDATDIERIEVVNGGDSIVSLSGKSLAVITDHAKVYKEAGRYVIPFGERKARTKIGMRQSDLVTLQGEIWFVYITLKTSPNSVDGNGDPVTQPTIRARAHVLPSQDTRYYMPKINELTWNAAAAGRTPFDYPERSPAVNLKRVHFGGNDITRMRVLRDNIEQFNATKADNDFDLKQAELEPMADHFTLDFISYGFAADGMMNTASNQEFKFEVEKSNAGAIPLIVERVDQVAPLPNQTQK, encoded by the coding sequence ATGCAATTAGTAAAAACACCATTTGCACCACGCGCCAAAGAGCTTGACCCCGTTGAAGGTGTCGCTTGGGGGCAGCGTCCGAGTTTGCGTTTAGTGCCTGGGCCAACGTATCACGACATTGAACTTATCACGAACATCACCGACGCCACCGATATTGAACGTATCGAAGTGGTCAACGGTGGTGACAGTATCGTTTCCTTGTCGGGCAAGTCGCTTGCGGTCATTACTGACCACGCCAAAGTGTACAAAGAAGCCGGTCGTTATGTCATTCCGTTTGGTGAGCGCAAAGCGCGTACTAAAATCGGCATGCGTCAAAGTGATTTGGTCACCCTTCAAGGTGAAATTTGGTTTGTGTACATCACGCTTAAAACCTCACCAAATTCTGTTGATGGTAATGGCGACCCAGTAACACAACCGACTATCCGCGCTCGTGCTCATGTGCTTCCTTCGCAAGATACCCGTTACTACATGCCAAAAATCAATGAACTGACGTGGAACGCTGCGGCCGCAGGTCGTACTCCATTTGACTATCCAGAGCGTAGCCCTGCGGTCAACTTAAAGCGCGTTCATTTTGGCGGCAATGACATTACTCGTATGCGAGTCCTTCGAGACAACATTGAACAGTTCAATGCAACTAAAGCCGATAACGATTTCGACTTAAAGCAAGCCGAACTTGAACCCATGGCAGACCACTTCACGTTGGATTTTATCAGCTATGGCTTTGCGGCCGACGGCATGATGAACACGGCTTCAAACCAAGAATTTAAGTTTGAAGTGGAAAAAAGCAATGCGGGTGCCATTCCATTGATTGTTGAACGTGTTGACCAAGTCGCACCGCTTCCTAATCAAACGCAAAAATAA
- a CDS encoding structural protein, with protein sequence MKMLVIGVLAVIAIKYVTRPKLTNDELLYLNGGAMSRVNRGIRNNNPLNIKEGNNWQGESDTNIDPVFEEFEHPKYGFRAGAKLLRNYEKLYGLNSVRGIISKFAPSSENHTENYITFVAKELGVNSENTLNLWDDDLLARMLHAMSIMENGRHYSLSEAKKGVELA encoded by the coding sequence ATGAAAATGCTAGTGATTGGCGTGTTGGCTGTCATAGCGATTAAGTATGTGACTCGGCCAAAACTAACAAATGATGAACTGCTCTATTTAAACGGAGGCGCTATGTCTAGAGTGAATCGAGGGATACGCAACAACAATCCGCTCAACATCAAAGAGGGGAATAATTGGCAAGGTGAAAGCGACACCAATATTGATCCTGTCTTTGAAGAATTTGAACATCCTAAATATGGGTTCCGCGCAGGGGCGAAGCTCTTGCGCAACTATGAAAAGCTGTATGGCCTCAATTCAGTGCGCGGCATCATCTCTAAGTTTGCACCGTCGAGTGAAAACCACACAGAAAACTACATCACGTTCGTAGCGAAAGAACTCGGTGTTAACTCAGAGAACACATTGAATCTTTGGGACGATGATTTGTTAGCTCGAATGCTTCACGCCATGTCCATCATGGAAAATGGGCGTCACTACTCATTGTCCGAGGCGAAAAAAGGAGTCGAACTGGCATGA
- a CDS encoding nucleoside 2-deoxyribosyltransferase, with protein MGEQKWINLKGFDKIEGNTIDYCPPAQSVSKEGGEESQNQTLHYETYKTNREFITGKFTFKVNLNDFGTTFSLVLGQGTSPVYITFTTVDIPKVTIQWQHNYTKAFIPVASSVTQFSFKKDQELQVSIEANADSTKVFIEGMEIVSGQVALYKSYPEIVFHGNSSVSIRDINITPNKPKAFVVMEFSPKYESVYRDVILPICAELQIEVIRADEISSNTPIIADIIENIRKSSLLIAEISPDNPNVFYELGYAHAINKQVILLCSDAREKLPFDISGIRTIMYSDSISGKTYLEKN; from the coding sequence ATGGGCGAACAGAAATGGATAAACCTGAAAGGGTTCGACAAAATAGAAGGTAATACAATAGATTACTGCCCTCCTGCCCAGTCGGTCAGTAAAGAAGGTGGTGAGGAGTCACAAAATCAAACACTTCATTACGAAACGTATAAAACTAATAGAGAATTTATAACGGGTAAATTTACATTCAAGGTTAATTTGAATGACTTTGGTACTACGTTCTCATTGGTACTAGGGCAAGGTACTAGCCCTGTTTATATTACATTTACTACAGTTGATATACCAAAAGTAACTATTCAATGGCAGCATAACTATACTAAAGCTTTTATCCCTGTAGCTAGTTCAGTAACTCAATTTTCATTTAAAAAAGACCAAGAACTCCAAGTTAGCATAGAGGCAAATGCGGACTCAACCAAGGTTTTTATTGAAGGAATGGAAATTGTGTCTGGACAAGTGGCTTTATATAAATCATATCCTGAAATTGTTTTTCACGGTAATTCAAGTGTTTCTATCCGTGATATCAATATTACACCCAATAAGCCTAAAGCATTCGTTGTTATGGAGTTTAGCCCTAAGTACGAATCCGTATATCGAGATGTGATACTCCCAATATGTGCAGAACTTCAAATAGAAGTTATTAGAGCAGATGAGATTTCCAGTAATACGCCGATAATAGCCGATATTATAGAAAACATAAGGAAGTCATCGTTACTTATCGCAGAAATATCCCCCGATAATCCGAACGTATTCTATGAGTTGGGATATGCACATGCTATAAATAAACAAGTAATACTTCTATGTAGCGACGCACGCGAAAAATTACCATTCGATATATCTGGTATAAGAACAATAATGTATTCGGATTCGATTAGCGGAAAAACGTATTTAGAAAAAAATTAA
- the dusA gene encoding tRNA dihydrouridine(20/20a) synthase DusA — translation MTTPNNTSKYAASRLSIAPMLDWTDRHCRYFHRLLTQEALLYTEMVTTGAIIHGKGDFLAYNQEEHPVALQLGGSNAADLATCAKLAQERGYDEINLNVGCPSDRVQNGRFGACLMGEPDLVAGCIKAMKDVVDIPVTVKTRIGIDDQDSYEFLTTFISKVHESGGCNDFTIHARKAWLSGLSPKENREIPPLDYERAYQLKKDFPHLNIGLNGGVKTLADTVEHLQHVDGVMVGREAYQSPYILAEVDQQIFGRDKPIKKRSQVVHEMYPYIESQLEQGAYLGHITRHMLGLFQSMPGARQWRRYISENAHKKGAGIEVVETALAKIPKELDV, via the coding sequence ATGACAACGCCTAATAACACCAGTAAATACGCAGCTTCTCGCCTCTCCATCGCACCCATGCTCGATTGGACGGACAGACATTGTCGCTACTTTCATCGCTTGTTAACTCAAGAGGCGTTGCTTTATACCGAGATGGTGACAACGGGCGCTATTATTCATGGTAAAGGTGATTTTTTAGCTTATAACCAAGAAGAGCACCCTGTTGCCCTGCAGTTGGGAGGCTCAAATGCTGCTGACCTTGCAACTTGTGCAAAATTGGCGCAAGAACGTGGTTATGATGAAATCAACCTTAATGTAGGTTGCCCTTCTGATCGAGTACAAAATGGACGCTTTGGTGCTTGTTTGATGGGAGAGCCGGATCTTGTTGCTGGTTGTATCAAAGCAATGAAGGATGTGGTTGATATACCCGTAACCGTTAAAACTCGGATCGGTATAGATGATCAAGATTCTTATGAGTTTTTGACCACATTCATATCTAAAGTTCATGAAAGTGGTGGTTGTAACGATTTTACTATTCATGCGCGTAAAGCATGGTTGAGTGGATTAAGCCCAAAAGAAAACCGAGAAATACCACCTTTAGATTATGAAAGGGCTTATCAACTGAAAAAAGATTTTCCGCATTTAAATATCGGATTGAATGGTGGCGTGAAAACCTTAGCAGATACTGTTGAACATCTACAACATGTTGATGGTGTGATGGTCGGCAGAGAAGCCTATCAAAGCCCTTATATTCTTGCTGAAGTGGACCAACAAATTTTTGGGCGAGATAAACCTATTAAAAAGCGGAGCCAAGTGGTTCATGAGATGTACCCTTATATCGAAAGCCAATTAGAGCAAGGCGCTTATTTGGGGCATATTACGCGTCATATGCTAGGACTTTTTCAAAGTATGCCTGGAGCACGTCAATGGCGTCGCTATATAAGTGAGAATGCACATAAAAAAGGCGCTGGTATTGAAGTTGTAGAAACCGCATTAGCGAAAATTCCGAAAGAATTAGATGTGTAA
- the pspG gene encoding envelope stress response protein PspG has protein sequence MFELLFFIMFVGILFFTGLSMMTVFIALGVTMFVMFLMGMIGFVIKLLPWIIVIAIGVWFYKNYITTTR, from the coding sequence ATGTTCGAATTACTGTTTTTTATAATGTTTGTTGGTATTTTGTTTTTTACTGGGCTCAGTATGATGACGGTGTTCATCGCGCTCGGTGTCACGATGTTTGTGATGTTTTTAATGGGAATGATAGGATTTGTTATTAAGCTATTGCCTTGGATAATTGTTATTGCAATCGGTGTGTGGTTTTACAAAAATTACATTACAACAACTCGTTAA
- a CDS encoding TIGR04219 family outer membrane beta-barrel protein produces the protein MIDTGKKLLLGCVIFLISQSAIADDFYRGEVGLDYWWASTKISDVRYDEDKTPFLTLVLETELPYAPHFKFRYSEIDSQHTSFDKYDFIFYYDVMDHESLALDLGINASNYKNSRYTYSEENVAFNMTTWSFYANGAITIPNTNLDIIGQFDFYNSGNKKTADFIAGFEYTLDLQTVDVALRTGYRVMDYTFNEDKENEATVFIDGWFVGMSVIL, from the coding sequence ATGATAGACACTGGAAAAAAACTGTTGCTCGGCTGCGTAATATTTCTGATATCTCAATCGGCAATAGCGGACGATTTTTATCGTGGTGAGGTTGGTTTAGATTATTGGTGGGCAAGCACTAAGATCAGCGATGTACGATACGATGAAGATAAAACGCCTTTTTTAACGCTTGTACTAGAAACAGAACTTCCATACGCCCCTCATTTCAAGTTTAGATATAGTGAAATTGATTCTCAACATACTTCATTTGATAAATATGATTTTATATTTTATTACGATGTGATGGATCACGAGAGCTTAGCTCTTGATTTAGGTATTAATGCCTCTAATTATAAAAATAGCCGGTATACATACTCCGAAGAAAATGTGGCTTTCAACATGACCACATGGAGCTTTTACGCCAACGGCGCAATAACAATTCCTAATACCAATCTAGATATTATTGGTCAGTTTGATTTTTATAATAGTGGCAATAAGAAAACGGCCGATTTCATTGCGGGCTTTGAATATACCTTAGATCTACAAACAGTAGATGTTGCTCTTAGAACTGGCTATCGAGTTATGGACTATACCTTCAATGAAGACAAAGAAAATGAAGCCACGGTGTTTATAGATGGTTGGTTTGTGGGTATGAGCGTCATTTTGTAA
- a CDS encoding assimilatory sulfite reductase (NADPH) flavoprotein subunit, giving the protein MLSKELSALASPLNDQQSGLLQQAVSELSPQQLAWVSGYFWGLSQTQPGGVNTSLNQTAVNNSQPAGKLTIIFASQTGNAKGVAESIKASAEEQGITAELFDASDYKGKNLAKETHVIFVASTNGEGEPPDNAIELHEFLQSKKAPKLDGLQYGVVALGDSSYEFYCQTGKDFDSYLAKLGATAFIERLDCDVDYEESTIQWISDSLNKVKDALSSSVEVVEKQAPLVQAVHSQYTKQNPYTATLLTNQKITGRDSGKDVRHIEIDLDGSGISYQPGDALGVWYENGSELADAILGQVGLSGVESVDVSGESMSIREALISKYEITASNPQFVTKYAQLSGSKKLQKLIEDKDKLRDYSSNTQVIDVLLEKKAKLTADELISLFRKITPRLYSIASSQSEVEDEVHLTVGLVEYQKAGEKRLGGASGFLAQRLEEDGEIKVFVEHNNNFKLPVDDNAPLIMIGPGTGIAPFRSFVQERDNRDAAGKNWLFFGDRTFTQDFLYQVEWQKYLKAGLLTKLDVAFSRDQQEKIYVQDRLLEHSEQVWQWIEQGAYIYVCGDATRMAKDVNDALITIAKEHGQLSEESAIEFINNLRKEKRYQRDVY; this is encoded by the coding sequence ATGTTATCAAAGGAACTCTCTGCACTAGCAAGCCCGTTAAATGATCAGCAATCAGGTCTATTACAACAAGCTGTATCAGAGCTGTCACCCCAGCAGTTAGCTTGGGTAAGCGGTTATTTTTGGGGTTTAAGCCAAACACAGCCCGGTGGCGTAAATACATCGCTGAATCAAACAGCAGTAAATAACTCACAGCCTGCTGGTAAGTTAACTATTATTTTTGCATCACAAACAGGTAATGCAAAAGGTGTCGCAGAATCAATTAAAGCCTCTGCAGAAGAACAAGGTATTACTGCTGAATTGTTTGATGCGAGTGACTACAAAGGCAAGAATTTAGCCAAAGAAACACATGTTATTTTTGTCGCCTCAACTAATGGTGAAGGTGAGCCACCAGACAATGCCATTGAATTACACGAGTTTTTACAATCGAAAAAAGCACCAAAACTAGATGGTTTACAATACGGAGTGGTCGCTCTCGGTGACTCTAGTTATGAGTTCTATTGTCAAACGGGTAAGGATTTCGATAGTTATCTGGCTAAGTTAGGTGCAACAGCGTTTATAGAGCGACTTGATTGTGACGTGGATTATGAAGAATCTACAATACAATGGATATCTGATTCACTAAACAAAGTTAAAGATGCACTGTCTAGCTCTGTCGAAGTTGTCGAAAAACAAGCCCCTTTAGTTCAAGCGGTTCACAGTCAATATACCAAGCAAAATCCGTATACAGCAACACTGCTTACGAATCAAAAAATTACAGGGCGTGATTCAGGCAAAGATGTTCGCCATATCGAAATTGATCTAGATGGTTCAGGTATTAGCTATCAGCCTGGAGATGCGCTTGGAGTATGGTATGAAAATGGGTCTGAACTGGCAGACGCTATTTTAGGTCAAGTAGGATTATCTGGTGTAGAGAGTGTTGATGTTTCAGGTGAAAGCATGTCGATACGTGAAGCGCTCATCTCCAAATATGAGATAACGGCAAGCAATCCTCAATTCGTCACAAAGTATGCCCAACTTTCAGGTAGTAAGAAGCTACAAAAGCTGATTGAAGACAAAGATAAATTACGTGACTACTCTTCAAATACTCAAGTGATTGATGTGCTTCTAGAGAAGAAAGCCAAACTAACAGCAGATGAGCTTATTAGTCTTTTCCGCAAAATTACCCCACGTTTATATTCTATCGCTTCTTCGCAGTCAGAGGTTGAAGACGAAGTGCACCTAACCGTTGGGCTTGTTGAGTATCAAAAGGCGGGTGAAAAACGTCTAGGTGGAGCTTCGGGTTTTCTTGCTCAGCGCCTAGAAGAAGATGGGGAAATAAAGGTGTTTGTTGAACACAACAATAACTTCAAACTGCCCGTTGATGATAACGCACCGTTAATTATGATCGGCCCAGGTACTGGCATTGCACCATTTAGAAGTTTCGTACAAGAACGTGATAACAGAGATGCAGCAGGTAAAAACTGGTTGTTCTTTGGTGATAGGACATTCACGCAAGATTTTCTTTATCAAGTTGAATGGCAAAAATACCTAAAAGCGGGTCTTTTGACGAAACTGGATGTGGCTTTTAGCCGAGATCAGCAAGAAAAAATTTACGTTCAAGACCGCCTATTAGAGCATTCGGAGCAGGTATGGCAATGGATTGAACAGGGTGCATATATCTATGTTTGTGGTGATGCTACTCGAATGGCGAAAGATGTGAACGATGCATTAATTACTATCGCTAAAGAACATGGTCAGCTTAGCGAAGAGTCTGCAATAGAATTTATCAATAATTTACGTAAAGAAAAACGTTATCAGAGGGATGTGTACTAA
- the cysI gene encoding assimilatory sulfite reductase (NADPH) hemoprotein subunit: MSDQVVLGEVLGPLSANERLKKESNFLRGTIETDLKDQITGGFTADNFQLIRFHGMYQQDDRDIRAERAKQKLEPLHNVMLRARMPGGIISPKQWLAIDKFADEHTSYGSIRLTTRQTFQFHGVLKPNIKLMHQTLNSIGIDSIATAGDVNRNVLCTSNPIESELHQEAYEWAKKISEHLLPKTRAYAEIWLDGEKVETTDEEPILGSNYLPRKFKTTVVIPPNNDIDVHANDLNFVAIAENGKLIGFNVLVGGGLAMTHGDTSTYPRKADDFGFISLDKTLDIAAAVVTTQRDWGNRSNRKNAKTKYTLDRVGIDVFKAEVEKRANVQFSDSRAYEFKTRGDRIGWLEGIDGNYHLSLFIENGRLLDFPNKPLKSGVAEIAKIHTGDFRMTANQNLIVAGVTPDQKDKIDAIARSHGLVDDTVSSQRINSMACVAFPTCPLAMAEAERFLPQFVTDVENILKKHNFQEQDNIILRVTGCPNGCGRAMLAEVGLVGKAPGRYNLHLGGNRAGTRVPKMYKENITDKQILEEMDTLVGLWATERNENESFGDFTIRAGIIEEVIISKRDFYA, encoded by the coding sequence ATGAGTGATCAAGTTGTATTAGGTGAAGTATTAGGCCCTCTTTCTGCTAATGAGAGACTTAAAAAAGAGAGCAATTTTCTTCGAGGAACAATTGAAACGGATCTGAAAGATCAAATAACAGGTGGTTTTACTGCTGACAACTTTCAATTAATTCGTTTTCACGGTATGTATCAACAAGACGATCGAGATATTCGGGCCGAACGCGCTAAGCAAAAACTAGAGCCATTACATAACGTAATGCTCAGAGCAAGAATGCCCGGTGGTATTATTTCACCGAAGCAGTGGCTAGCAATAGACAAGTTTGCAGACGAACATACTTCTTATGGCAGTATTCGTCTTACGACAAGGCAGACATTCCAGTTCCATGGTGTATTGAAACCGAATATCAAGTTGATGCATCAGACGCTTAACTCTATTGGTATTGATTCGATTGCTACTGCAGGAGATGTAAACCGTAATGTCTTATGTACCAGTAACCCAATAGAATCAGAGTTACATCAAGAGGCCTATGAGTGGGCGAAAAAAATAAGTGAACACTTGTTACCTAAGACCCGCGCTTATGCTGAAATTTGGTTAGACGGTGAAAAAGTCGAAACGACAGATGAAGAACCTATCCTTGGAAGTAATTATCTGCCACGTAAATTCAAAACGACAGTCGTTATTCCACCGAACAACGATATAGATGTTCATGCAAATGATCTTAACTTTGTCGCTATTGCGGAAAACGGAAAACTTATCGGTTTTAATGTACTTGTTGGTGGTGGCCTCGCGATGACACATGGCGATACATCAACGTACCCAAGAAAGGCAGATGATTTTGGTTTTATCTCTTTAGATAAAACGTTAGACATAGCCGCAGCAGTGGTAACGACTCAGCGTGATTGGGGAAACAGGTCTAATCGTAAGAACGCAAAGACCAAATATACTCTAGATAGAGTTGGTATCGATGTGTTTAAAGCGGAAGTAGAGAAAAGAGCCAACGTTCAGTTTTCTGATAGTCGTGCTTACGAGTTTAAAACTCGTGGGGATCGTATAGGTTGGTTAGAAGGTATTGACGGCAATTACCACTTATCCCTATTTATTGAAAATGGTCGATTACTGGATTTTCCTAATAAGCCTTTAAAGTCTGGAGTAGCGGAGATCGCAAAAATTCATACCGGCGATTTTCGAATGACAGCAAACCAGAACCTCATTGTGGCGGGAGTCACTCCGGACCAAAAAGATAAAATAGACGCTATAGCTCGTTCGCATGGGCTAGTCGATGACACAGTGTCATCCCAAAGAATAAATTCTATGGCTTGCGTTGCATTTCCTACGTGTCCGCTAGCAATGGCCGAAGCTGAACGTTTCTTGCCTCAATTTGTTACTGATGTTGAAAATATTTTAAAGAAACATAATTTTCAGGAACAAGACAACATCATACTAAGAGTTACTGGGTGTCCTAACGGTTGTGGTCGAGCGATGCTAGCGGAAGTGGGCTTAGTAGGAAAAGCGCCAGGTCGGTACAATTTGCATTTAGGTGGTAACCGAGCGGGTACGCGGGTACCAAAAATGTATAAAGAGAACATTACTGACAAGCAAATCCTAGAAGAGATGGATACGTTGGTTGGACTATGGGCGACTGAGAGAAATGAAAATGAAAGCTTTGGTGATTTTACAATAAGAGCTGGAATCATAGAGGAAGTAATTATTTCTAAGAGAGACTTTTATGCTTAA
- a CDS encoding phosphoadenylyl-sulfate reductase — MLKTPVAAFSLGELNALNKVEQSLVLAEINAELESLSAQERVKWAIDNLAENHVVSSSFGIQAAVMLHLSNEVKPNIPVILTDTGYLFPETYRFIDELTENLNLNLKVFSALESPVWQEARHGKLWEQGVKGIEKYNKINKVEPMRRALNELGAKVWFSGLRREQSSSRANLPILSIQNGVFKFLPIADWTNKEVHYYLVDNGLSYHPLRDEGYLSLGDTHTTKKWEEGMSEEETRFFGLKRECGLHEDDDLQEGG, encoded by the coding sequence ATGCTTAAGACACCTGTTGCAGCGTTTAGTTTAGGCGAACTGAACGCACTTAATAAAGTGGAGCAAAGCTTAGTACTTGCAGAAATTAATGCGGAGTTAGAATCTCTATCAGCTCAAGAACGCGTTAAATGGGCAATTGATAATTTGGCTGAGAATCATGTTGTATCTTCAAGTTTTGGTATTCAAGCCGCAGTGATGTTACACCTATCTAATGAAGTGAAACCTAACATACCGGTAATTCTGACTGATACGGGCTATCTATTTCCAGAAACATACCGCTTTATTGACGAATTGACCGAAAATCTAAACTTGAACCTTAAGGTCTTCAGTGCATTAGAGAGTCCAGTATGGCAAGAGGCTAGGCACGGAAAACTATGGGAGCAAGGTGTAAAGGGGATAGAAAAGTACAACAAGATTAATAAAGTCGAACCAATGCGCAGGGCACTTAACGAACTTGGCGCTAAAGTTTGGTTTTCAGGGTTGAGAAGAGAGCAATCGAGTTCTAGAGCAAACCTGCCAATTTTATCTATACAAAATGGGGTATTTAAGTTTCTGCCAATCGCTGACTGGACGAATAAAGAAGTTCATTACTACTTAGTTGATAATGGGCTTTCATATCACCCACTACGGGATGAAGGATATTTGTCTTTAGGTGACACCCACACGACTAAAAAGTGGGAAGAAGGAATGAGTGAAGAGGAAACCCGCTTTTTTGGATTAAAAAGAGAGTGTGGCCTTCATGAAGATGATGACCTTCAAGAGGGGGGTTAG